GAGACCTGGTACTGCCACCTCAGCAGTACGAAGATCCGCTCCGGCCCGGTCAAGGCCGGTGACGAGATCGCGTACTCCGGGAACTCGGGCAACTCCACCGGCCCGCACCTGCACTTCGAGGTACGGCCGGCCGGCGGCTCGGCGATCGACCCGCTGTCCTGGTTCCGCAGCCACGGTCTCGACCCGACGTAACCGGCCCGGCCCGGACCGTACCCCCGGCGCCAGAACCCCCGGCAGCGAAAGCAACAGCAACGAAGGCAACGACAACGAAGCGGCGGGCCCTCCCCGGGCCCGCCGTTTCCGTGTGTCCTTCCGGCAGTTACGGCTTCTCGCCGACCACGACGGTGGCTACAGCTTGTCGACCGGCGCGTACCGCAGCAGCAGCCGCTTCGGCTTGGAGTCGCCGAAGTCGATCGTCGCCTGCGCGTCGGCGCCCGACCCCGTCACCGTGACGACCGTCCCGAGCCCGAACTGGTCATGGGTCACCCGGTCCCCCACCGCGAGCGAGATGACCGGCTTCTCGGTGGCGCGCCGGGTGGCGAAGCCCGCCGGGCCCGACCGCGAACGGGACGCGGACAGCGACGAGGTGATCCCCGACGTGGGCCCGGCCGGGGCGGCCGACGGACCCGTTCGCTTCCACTCCAGGTGCTCGCCCGGAATCTCCTCCAGGAAACGCGACGGCGGGTTGTACGACGGCTGGCCCCACGCGCTGCGCATCGAGGACCGGGTGAGGTAGAGCCGTTCACGGGCGCGCGTGATGCCGACGTACGCCAGCCGGCGCTCCTCCTCCAGCTCCTTCGGCTGGCCGAGCGCGCGCATGTGCGGGAAGACGCCGTCCTCCATGCCGGTCAGGAAGACGACCGGGAACTCCAGGCCCTTCGCCGTGTGCAGCGTCATCAGGGTGATGACGCCGGAGCCTTCCTCGTCCTCGTCGGGGATCTGGTCGGAGTCGGCGACGAGCGCGACGCGCTCCAGGAACGCCGCGAGGGTGCCGGAGGGCGCGGCGCCGGGGCCTTCGGTCCCGGCCGCACCGCCCCCGTCACCGCCCCCGTCGCCGTCCGCGTCGCCGTCCGCGTCGCCCGCGTCCCCCGGCCCGTCACCGTCCGCCGCCGCCCCCGCGGCCTGGGCCGTCTCCTGCTCGAACTCCAGCGCCACGGCGGCCAGTTCCTGCAAGTTCTCGATCCGCGTCTCGTCCTGCGGGTCGGTCGACGCCTGCAACTCCGCCAGATACCCCGTCCGTTCCAGCACGGCCTCCAGAACCGTCGCCGGGCCGGCGCCGGACTCGACGACCGTACGCAGCTCCTCCAGCAGCGTGTTGAAGCGCTTCACCGCGTTCGACGAGCGGGCCGCCATGCCGTACGCCTCGTCCACCCGGCGCAGCGCCTGCCCGAAGGAGATCCGCTCGCGCGCCGCGAGTGCGTCGATCATCGCCTCGGCACGGTCACCGATCCCGCGCTTGGGCACATTCAGGATGCGGCGCAGCGGGACACTGTCCTCCGGGTTGGCGAGCACCCGCAGATAGGCCAGCACATCGCGGACCTCCTTGCGCTCGTAGAACCGCACCCCGCCGACGACCTTGTAGGGCAGGCCGACGCGGATGAAGATCTCCTCGAAGACACGCGACTGCGCGTTCGTCCGGTAGAAGACCGCGACATCGCCCGCCTTGGCCTTGGACGCGTCCGTGAGCCGGTCGATCTCGTCGGCGACGAACTGGGCCTCGTCGTGCTCGGTGTCCGCCACGTAACCGGTGATGCGGGCGCCCGCTCCGGCGTTCGTCCAGAGATTCTTCGGGCGGCGGCTCTCGTTGCGCTCGATGACCGCGTTGGCCGCGCCGAGGATCGTCTGTGTGGAGCGGTAGTTCTGCTCCAGCAGGATCGTGGTGGCGTTCGGGTAGTCCTCCTCGAACTGGAGGATGTTGCGGATCGTGGCGCCCCGGAACGCGTAGATGGACTGGTCGGCGTCGCCGACGACGCACAGCTCGGCCGGGTCCTGCCCCTCGCCGGAGGGGCCGACCAGCTCGCGGACCAGGGTGTACTGCGCGTGGTTGGTGTCCTGGTACTCGTCCACCAGGACATGGCGGAAGCGGCGGCGGTAGTGCTCGGCGACGTCCGGGAACGCCTGGAGCAGATGGACCGTCGTCATGATGATGTCGTCGAAGTCCAGGGCGTTGGCCTCGCGCAGCCGTCCCTGGTACATCCGGTACGCCTCGGCCAGCGTCTTCTCGAACGGGTCCGTGGCCCGGCCGGCGAAGGTCTCCTCGTCGATCAGCTCGTTCTTGAGGTTCGAGACCTTGGCGCTGAACGACTTCGGGGGGTGCCGCTTGGGGTCGAGGTCCAGATCGCGGCAGACCAGGGCCATGAGCCGCTTGGAATCCGCCGCGTCGTAGATCGAGAACGAGGACGTGAAGCCCAGCCGCTTCGACTCGCGGCGCAGGATGCGTACGCAGGCGCTGTGGAACGTCATCACCCACATGGCCGCCGCGCGCGGTCCGACGAGCTGCTCGACGCGCTCCTTCATCTCACCGGCGGCCTTGTTGGTGAAGGTGATCGCCAGTATTTCGCCGGGGTGTACGCGACGGGTCCCCAGCAGATGCGCGATCCGGTGGGTCAGTACGCGAGTCTTGCCGGAGCCCGCGCCCGCCACGATGAGCAGCGGCGATCCCGTGTGCACCACGGCGGCCCGCTGCTCGTCATTGAGCCCTTCGAGCAGCGCCGCCGGGTCCACGACCGTGCGGGGGGCGCCGTCACGGTGGTATGCGTCCCGGGGCGGGGGCACGTCGAACTTCCCTCCGAAGAGATCGTCGGGCACCTGCTCCGGAGCGGTGCCCCCGGGCTCGGCGTCCTCGGGTGGCGGCGGTGGCTCCTCCTCGGCCGAGGTCTGGAGGTCCGCCAGGAAGCTGTCGTCAAAGAGGCTGCTCATCGCTTCCTGAGTCTAGAGTGCCGCACCGACAGTGGTCCGCCACATGGCCTCGCGGGGGTGCGGACGGAGGTTTATGCGAAAGGTCACGAAAACGTATCGGGCATATCGGCCATCAACCTTCACAGCCGCACCACATATTGGCTAGCGTGCCTGCCGAGGCGGTTCGTACTCCACCGGCGATCAGCGCCAAGCGGACCGTCCGCGCCGAATCCGGGCTTCCACGACGGGAGTTCGGAACCGGGGACCCACATGTTCCACCGGGGTGAATCGGGCCGTGTTCCCCGGCCCGTAGGGCAGCCTTCCGTTCCGCCCGAACCCGACAGCTAACCCGGTAGGCGGTCCACGGAAGGAGATGCCGGCCTTGGCGTCGCATCGCAAATCGCGCACTCGCACCGGAGTGCGCGCGAACACCCCTGCCGTCGGTTTCACGACGGCGGCGCTCGCCTCGGTCACGCTGCTCTCGTCGCAGAGCGCCACCGCCGCGCCCACCGAGCCGAATCCCTCGGTGGAGGAGGTACAGAAGAAGGTCGACGACCTGTACCGGCAGGCCGGTACGGCGACCCAGCAGTACAACAAGGCGAAGGAAGAGACCGACACCCAGCGCGAGTCGGTGGACCGGGCCCTGGACCAGGTGGCCCGGAGCGCCGACAAGGTGAACGAGGCCCGGCGCGACCTCGGTACGTATGCGGCGGCGCAGTACCGCGCGGGAGCGGTGGGTCCCACCGCCGCCCTGATGTTCGCCGACAGCCCGGAGTCGTACTTCGAGCAGACGCATCTGATGGACCGGATGACCGACCGCCAGCAGCAGGCCGTCGAGGACTTCCAGAAGGAGCAGCGGTCGGCGGCCGAGCAGCGCGCAGACGCGACGAAGAGCCTGGAGACGCTGACGGAGTCGCAGGCCACGCTGAAGGCGGGCAAGCAGCGGGTCCAGAACAAGCTCGCGGCGGCCCGGTCGCTGCTGGCGGAGCTGACGGCCGAGGAGAAGGCGCGGCTCGCGGAGCTGGAGCGCGAGAAGGAGCAGGAGGCGCGCCGCCAGGCCGAGGCGAAGGCCGAGAAGGAGGCGGAGCGCAGGCGCCAGGAGGCGGCCCGGCAGGAGCAGCCGCCCGCGACGGGCGGCGGTACGGGCACCGGCGCGGGAACGGGCTCGGGTGCGGGTGCGGGCGTCTCGGACGGTACGTACGCGGCCAAGGCCCAGAAGGTGCTCGCCTTCGCCCGTGCCCAGATCGGCAAGCCGTACGTGTGGGGCGCCACCGGCCCCAGCTCGTACGACTGCTCGGGGCTGACGGCGGCCGCCTGGAGGGAGGCGGGTGTGCAGCTTCCCCGTACGACGTGGGACCAGGTGGAGGTGGGCCAGCGCGTCGCCACCGAGGACCTGCTCCCCGGTGACCTCATCTTCTTCTACGACGACATCAGCCACGTCGGTATCTACAAGGGCGACGGCATGATGATCCACGCGCCGAAGCCCGGGGCGAACGTACGTGAGGAGTCGATCTACTACATGCCGATCTACGGCGGGGTACGCCCGGCCTGACCGACCCGACGGCTCGGGCGGCTCGGGCGGCTCCGGCAGCCAGCTCGGGCAGCTCGGGCCGGTGAGCGGTGGCGGGCCACCGCCGATCGTACCGGCGGGCGCCGACGCACGACGGCGGGTCCGTCCCGTCCTGGCGGGCGCACCCGGCAGCGATCAGAGCCCGGCCATCGGGGTGAGGGCGGCGACACCCGGTCTGACCGGCGCGACGGTCCCGGGCCGCTCCGGCCGATGACCAGCGGCAGGCCACCGCTGGTCACAACGACGGGTACCGGCGCATAACGCCGGGCCCGGCCCCGTGTCCCAGGGCCGGGCCGGGCCGTCGGGAGCGACGGCGGCGACACCCGGTCCGGACAACGCCCCGCGGCACACGGTCCTCGGTCCTCGGTCCTAAGAGGAGGCCCTCCGGCATCGGAGGGCACGAAGGCGAGCCGGCCGATCGGCATCCACGCCGCCCGCGCGGTGATGCCCGCAGCGGATCGGTGGCAATCACGCCGTCGGGCGCCCGACCGCCCGATACCGGCCCGCCCCCGTACGAACCGTCACGGGGCCGCCAGGCGCCGCCCCCGTGACGGTCCTCGCCGGGCCCTGCGCCCCCGACGACACACCCCCGGCCGGAAACGGACCCGGCCCAGCAGCGGTCCGGCATCGGTCCGGCATCGGGCTGCGCTCGGGCGGCCGAGCCCGCAGAGCCGTGACGGCGGTGGCCGATCGTCCCGTCCCGCCCTCGCCCCCCAAGGGACCGGGAACGGGCCCGCTCGGCGTTCACCCCGCGTGGTCATGCGAAAAACTACGCGGGCCCACCGACAGCCGGGCGGTCCGGGTTCCCGCTCCCGTACCGCCGTGGGCCGTCCGGTGTCCCGCATCAGCGGAGCGATCAACTCCCGTCGCGAATCGGCGAATTCACCGCCGTACGTGATCACGATCCGCCGCTGAACCACCGGCTCCGGGCAATAGCGGGCATGGACACGCGCTTCCACGAGCGGGCCGCCTAGCGTCCTCGACGGACGACCGGAACGCAAAGCCCCGGCCCAAGCCCCAAGCCCCAAGCCCCAAGAAGGATGTGGACGCCCTCGTGGCAGCGCACCGCCGACCCCGATCGAAGCACCGGCCGTTCAGCGGCCCCTACGGACGTACGGCGGCCACCCTCGCCCTCGCGGGTGCCGCGACGGCCGCCGGGCTAGAAGCGCCCGCTCCCGCGCACGCCGAACCCCGGCTCACCTCGGCGCAGGTGAGGGCGCAGGTCGACAAGCTCCACCACGAGGCGGAGATCGCCACCGAGAAGTACAACGGCGCGAAGGAGCGGGCCGCCGACGCGAGCGCGGCCCTGGACCGGCTGCGGGACCGGGCGGCGCGGCGGACGGAGCAGGTCAACGCCTCGCGCAACGCCCTCGGGGCGATCGCCACCGCTCAGTACCGCGCCGGTGGCCTCGACCCCGCCGTACAGCTCGCCCTCAGTTCCGACCCCGACCAGTACCTGCGGGGGGCGGCGCTCGCCGAACGGGCCGGGTTCCAGCAGGCGAAGGCCCTCACCAGGATGCGCGCGCAACTCGGGGAACTCGGCCTCTTACGTAAGAAGGCCGACGCGAAACTCGACGAACTGAAAAGCCGTCAGGCCGACCTGGCCACGCACAAGTCGACCGTCCGGAACAAGCTCGCCGACGCCGAGAGGCTGCTCGACCGGCTCACCGCCGCCGAACGCGCCGAGTACGCGCGCAGCGTCGGACCGGCCGAGCCGCGCGCCGATCGCGCGCGGAGCGGCGCCGTCGTGAGGGCCGTGGCCGCGCCCGGTCCCCGCGCCGCCGCCGCCGTCGCCTACGCGCGCGCGGCACTCGGCAAGCCGTACGTGTGGGGAGCCACCGGGCCGAACGCGTTCGACTGCTCCGGGCTGACGCAGGCCGCCTGGCGTGCCGCCGGAGTCGCCCTGCCCCGCACCACGTACACCCAGATCAACGCGGGCCGGCGGGTCTCCCGCTCCCAGCTCGCCCCCGGTGACCTGGTGTTCTTCTACTCGGGCATCTCGCACGTCGGGCTCTATGTCGGCGGCGGGCAGATGATCCACGCGCCCCGGCCCGGCACGGGCGTCCGGCTGGCCCCCATCGACCAGATGCCCTTCGCGGGCGCCAGCCGCCCCGCGTAGCCCACGTGCAGCCCCCGCAGGACGTGACGCCACGTCTGCCGGGCCCGCCACGCCCGCGAGCCCCGGAGCCGCCCACCCGGCCCATGCCCGGATGCCCCGCCGGCCGCCCCGCAGGACGATGAACGTCATGAGACACCGGCGGGTCCGCGCGACCGTCCGCCAGCTGCGTGCCCCCGCCGCCCTCACCCTCGGCGCGGGGCTGCTCCTCGCGCCCTCCGGTGTCACCCCGGAGGGCTGCGGCGATCTCACCGGCGGCCGGCTGTGCGTCGAGGGCCCGGTGGGCGGTACGGGGACGTTCACGACCCGGTACATACGGCACGGCGCCGGTCCCGAGACCGCCCTCCGGTTGGGCTACCAGCGCGCGGACGCGCGGATCACCGCCTTCCCCGGCTGGTTCGGCACCCTCCGTACGGAGGACGCGCCGGCCGCGCTGACGGGCACGCTGGACACGGCGCCCGGTGAATGCGTACGCGGCCTGCTGGGCCAGGGCGACCGGGAGTACGTCACCGAGTGGCTGTGCCCGGACTGACCGACCCCGGCCGGCTCCTGGGACGGCCTCCCGAGGAGACCCGCCGCTGGGGACGGCCGCCTCCTACAGAAGGTCGCACCGGCAGAAGGTCACACCAGTCGGCGCGCCGTCGCCCACCGGGTCAGCTCGTGCCGGTTGGAGAGCTGGAGCTTGCGCAGCACCGCCGAGACGTGCGACTCGACCGTCTTCACCGAGATGAACAGCTGCTTGGCGATCTCCTTGTACGCGTAACCCCGCGCGATCAGCCTCAGGACCTCGCGCTCGCGCTGGGTGAGGCGGTCCATGTCCTCGTCCACGGGCGGCGCGTCCGTCGACGCGAACGCGTCGAGCACGAAGCCGGCGAGACGCGGTGAGAAGACCGCGTCGCCGTCCTGGACGCGGAAGATCGAGTCCACCAGGTCCGCGCCGGTGATCGTCTTGGTGACATAGCCGCGCGCACCGCCGCGGATCACGCCGATGACGTCCTCCGCCGCGTCGGACACCGACAGCGCCAGGAAGCGCACCGGGTTCTCGGCCGCCGCCATGAACGGGGCGCAGCGGCGCAGGACCTCCACCCCGCCGCCGCCGGGCAGGTGCACGTCGAGCAGGACGACCTCGGGACGGGTCGCCGTGATGACCGTGACGGCCTGGTCGACGTCGGCGGCCTCGCCGACGACCTCCACGCCCGTGGTCGCGGTCTGCCCGATCTCGGCCTGCACGCCGGTCCGGAACATCCGGTGGTCGTCGACGAGGACCACCCGTACGCGCCTGCTCTCCGCCCCTCCGGTGCCGCTGTCGCCCTCGCCGCTGGTGCCCGTCGTCCCGCCGATACCGCTCATGCCTCCGCCGCCCTCTCCATCTCAAGCTCCACTTCCGTGCCCCCGTCGGGAGCCGAACGCACTCTCGCCGTACCGCCGTTGCGTTCCATCCGCCCGAAGATGGACTCGCGTACGCCCATCCGGTCGCCGGGCACCGCGTCCAGGTCGAACCCGGGTCCCCGGTCGCGTACGGACACGAAGACCGTACGGCCCTCGACCTCCGCGTACACCTGTACGGCCCCGCCCTCGCCACCGTACTTGGCGGCGTTGACCATCGCCTCGCGCGCGGCCTGCGCGAGTGCGGTCAGTCCGTCGTCGAGCGGGCAGTCGCCGACGACCACGACCTCGATCGGTACGCCGTGGTGGTCCTCCACCTCGGCGGCGGTCGCCTTCACGGCCTCGGCGAGGGTGTCGGGCCCGGTCGCCTCGTCCTTGCCGGTGCCCTGCGGTTTGTAGAGCCAGGCGCGCAGTTCCCGTTCCTGGGCGCGGGCCAGGCGCCGGACCTCGCCGCCGTCGTCGGCGTTGCGCTGGATCAGGGTGAGGGTGTGCAGCACGGAGTCGTGGACGTGCGCGGCGACCTCGGCGCGTTCCTGGGCGCGGATGCGCATCAGGCGCTCGTCGGACAGGTCCTGGGTCATGCGGACGAGCCAGGGTCCGGCGAGGAGCGCGACCCCGGCGACGACGGCGATGGCGGCCGTGAGGACGTTGCCGAGCTGGGCCGCCGAGCCCCGTACGACCATGAAGACGGTCAGTCCGAGGCCGACGAGGGCGACTCCGGCGAGTCCGCGCGCCAGCTGGAAGACCCGGCGGCGCCTGCTGTCCGTGGAGAGGGAGGCCCACTGGGCGCGGCGCGCGTTGTCGGCCTGCCGCCAGACCAGGACGACGCCCGCGCCGATGAGCAGCGTCGGCCAGATGTAGCGGCCGGTGTCGGCCCGGCCGAAGTCGGCGCTGCCGACGAAGACCGTTCCGACGGCGAACAGCGCGACGAGGGCGAAGGTCTGGCCCCGGTCGGGTGTGCGCAGCCTGCGCCGCCCGTCGTCGGTGACCTCGAAAAGAGGGCGTGACTCGGCGGGCGTACCGCCGACGCCGAGCGGGACGACGATCCAGAAGATGGCGTACAGCAGGACGCCGAGCCCCTGGGCGAGGAACAGCACCAGGAAGACGAGGCGCACCCAGCCGACGGGCAGTCCCAGATGGCCGGCGAGACCGCGCGCGACGCCGCCGAGGAGTCTGCCGTCGGCGCTGCGGTAGAGCTTGCGCAGGGGCGGCTCGTCGGCTCCGGGGGCCGTTCCCGCCGGGCGGCTGCGGCTGCGGGACGCGCTCGCCGTACCCGTACCCGCCCCCGGTCCGCCTCCCCGTCCCGTGCCCGCGCCCGGCCCCGTTCCCGGCCCCGTTCCCGTGCCTGCGGACGACCCGGACGCCGACGACGCCCCGGACGCGGACGGCTCGGACGACAGGGACGACGACGCGGACGCGAACGAGGACGAGGACGAGGACGAAGCGGACGATGACGAGGGCAGAGGCTGCGGGGGCTGGGGGCTGGCGGGCGGCATGCCACCGATGGTCACACGCGCGGGCGCGCCCCGGCATCAGGGCCCTGCCCTGAGAGCGGCCCCGAGAACGACCCTGACACGCCCCGCCCGCCCGCCGCCCGATATCAGGGACCGGCCAGGGTCGGGGCGGCTGGAGACGGGGCGGGCGGGCGGTCACCATGTACGTATGACTCCGTCCGCCCCGCACACCTCGACCCGGCCGCCTCAGCCGCGGCCCCCGCAGCTGGTGCGCGCGCCCCGGCAGAAGGTCGTCGCGGGTGTCTGCGGCGGGCTGGGGCGGTACTGCGACCTCGACCCGGTCATCTTCCGGATCGTCATCGTCGTACTCACGCTGACCGGTGGCATAGGTCTGATCTTCTACGGCTTCGCCTGGCTGCTGGTCCCGGTCGACGGCGAGTACGAGAACGAGCTGCGCCGTCTCCTGTCGGGCCGCGTCGACGGCGCCTCACTGATAGCCGTCCTGCTCGCCCTCGTGGGCTGTGGCCTGTTCCTGTCGACCCTCAACAACGGCGGCACGCTCGGTTTCGCCACGATGCTGTCGATCGCCGCGATCGGCGCCGGCGTCTGGTCGCAGCGCCGCCGCGCCACGATCGAGGAGGGCGGCCCGCTCGACCCGGGGACGGCGGCGGCCGTGGCGGAGGCTCCCCCGGAGACGAAGGCGCCGCCGGCGCCCGGCGGCCCGTCGTGGTGGCGCGACCCGATCGTCAAGGACGGCACGACGGGCCCGGTGCCGGCGTCCGGCTATCTGTGGGGTCCCGACGACGAGGACACCGGGGCGCGGCGCCGGGGCGCGGGGGCCCGCAGGGGGGCCTCCTGCGGGCGGCACGGCCCGCGCGGGATCGGCGGCACGGTCTTCCTGCTGGCCGTGCTGGCGGGCGGCCTCGGGCTGCGGCTGTCGTGGGACGACCAGCCGCTCGGTACGAGCCTCCAGATCGGACTGGCCGCCGCGCTGGGCGTGTTCGGCCTCGGTCTCGCCGTGAGCGCCTTCCTGGGCCGCACCGGCTTCGGCACGCTCTTCTTCGCGGTCCTCACCGCCGGTCTGCTCGCCGCGTCGGCGGCCGTACCGAAGGACATCGGCACGGACTGGGTGCGCACGACCTGGCGCCCGGCGGCCGTGGCCTCGGTGTCGCCCTCGTACGAACTGGGCACCGGCGTCGGCACCCTCGACCTGGCCGCCGTCGAGGTTCCGGCCGGACGGACGCTCCGTACGAGCGCCGAGGTCGGCGCCGGAAAGCTCAAGGTCGTCGTACCGCGCGACGTCACCCTGAGGGTGCGGGTGGCGACGGGGCTGGCGGACATCCGGCTCCCCGGCGAGGCGCCGAACGACATCGACCTCTCACCGGGGCGGGAACGGACGCGTACGGTGGCGCCGCCGAAGGGTGTGACGCCCGGGGGCACACTGGACCTGCGACTCGACGTCGGTGTCGGACAGGTGGAGGTGGCCCGTGCTGCGGCATGAGTTCAGGCCGGGCAAGCTGGTGGCCGGCCTCGTGGTGACGGGCGCGGCCACCGTCTTCGCGGGTGACGCCGGAGGCTGGTGGGACACCCCGTGGTTCGTGATGATCCCGATCATCTGTGGGGGGCTCTCCCTGGCCTCCGCCGTGTCGATGGCGGACTACCGCATGCGGCGCCGCCGGTTGGCCAGGGCCGCGTCGAGGGAGAACACCGGCGCTCCGGCGAGCACCAGCGGCAGCCACGCCATGAGGTAGGCCAGGTCGTTGCCGTAGTAGTACGGGTCCGACTGCCAGCTCATCGTCAGCCACAGGCTCAGTGAGATCAGCGCGCCGCCGAACGCGGCGAGCCGGCCCAGCAGTCCGAAGAGGGTGCCGAGGCCGACGGCCACCTCGCCGAGGGAGATGGCGTAGCCGAAGCCCTCGGGGTTCTTGAGGGACAGGTCGACCAGCGCGGGTATCGCGGAGCTGCCGCGGACGCTGCGCATCAGCTCGCCGATCGAGCCGGGCCCGTCGGCCGCGAGGAAGCCGCTGTCGGTGAGTTTGTCGAGCCCCGCGTAGATGAAGGTGGCGCCGAGGAAGATCCTCAGGGGGAGGAGGGCGTACTTGGCCGCCGTCTCCTTCCAGCCCCGGGGCTCAC
Above is a window of Streptomyces sp. NBC_01498 DNA encoding:
- a CDS encoding ATP-dependent DNA helicase, with translation MSSLFDDSFLADLQTSAEEEPPPPPEDAEPGGTAPEQVPDDLFGGKFDVPPPRDAYHRDGAPRTVVDPAALLEGLNDEQRAAVVHTGSPLLIVAGAGSGKTRVLTHRIAHLLGTRRVHPGEILAITFTNKAAGEMKERVEQLVGPRAAAMWVMTFHSACVRILRRESKRLGFTSSFSIYDAADSKRLMALVCRDLDLDPKRHPPKSFSAKVSNLKNELIDEETFAGRATDPFEKTLAEAYRMYQGRLREANALDFDDIIMTTVHLLQAFPDVAEHYRRRFRHVLVDEYQDTNHAQYTLVRELVGPSGEGQDPAELCVVGDADQSIYAFRGATIRNILQFEEDYPNATTILLEQNYRSTQTILGAANAVIERNESRRPKNLWTNAGAGARITGYVADTEHDEAQFVADEIDRLTDASKAKAGDVAVFYRTNAQSRVFEEIFIRVGLPYKVVGGVRFYERKEVRDVLAYLRVLANPEDSVPLRRILNVPKRGIGDRAEAMIDALAARERISFGQALRRVDEAYGMAARSSNAVKRFNTLLEELRTVVESGAGPATVLEAVLERTGYLAELQASTDPQDETRIENLQELAAVALEFEQETAQAAGAAADGDGPGDAGDADGDADGDGGGDGGGAAGTEGPGAAPSGTLAAFLERVALVADSDQIPDEDEEGSGVITLMTLHTAKGLEFPVVFLTGMEDGVFPHMRALGQPKELEEERRLAYVGITRARERLYLTRSSMRSAWGQPSYNPPSRFLEEIPGEHLEWKRTGPSAAPAGPTSGITSSLSASRSRSGPAGFATRRATEKPVISLAVGDRVTHDQFGLGTVVTVTGSGADAQATIDFGDSKPKRLLLRYAPVDKL
- a CDS encoding C40 family peptidase produces the protein MPALASHRKSRTRTGVRANTPAVGFTTAALASVTLLSSQSATAAPTEPNPSVEEVQKKVDDLYRQAGTATQQYNKAKEETDTQRESVDRALDQVARSADKVNEARRDLGTYAAAQYRAGAVGPTAALMFADSPESYFEQTHLMDRMTDRQQQAVEDFQKEQRSAAEQRADATKSLETLTESQATLKAGKQRVQNKLAAARSLLAELTAEEKARLAELEREKEQEARRQAEAKAEKEAERRRQEAARQEQPPATGGGTGTGAGTGSGAGAGVSDGTYAAKAQKVLAFARAQIGKPYVWGATGPSSYDCSGLTAAAWREAGVQLPRTTWDQVEVGQRVATEDLLPGDLIFFYDDISHVGIYKGDGMMIHAPKPGANVREESIYYMPIYGGVRPA
- a CDS encoding C40 family peptidase; this encodes MAAHRRPRSKHRPFSGPYGRTAATLALAGAATAAGLEAPAPAHAEPRLTSAQVRAQVDKLHHEAEIATEKYNGAKERAADASAALDRLRDRAARRTEQVNASRNALGAIATAQYRAGGLDPAVQLALSSDPDQYLRGAALAERAGFQQAKALTRMRAQLGELGLLRKKADAKLDELKSRQADLATHKSTVRNKLADAERLLDRLTAAERAEYARSVGPAEPRADRARSGAVVRAVAAPGPRAAAAVAYARAALGKPYVWGATGPNAFDCSGLTQAAWRAAGVALPRTTYTQINAGRRVSRSQLAPGDLVFFYSGISHVGLYVGGGQMIHAPRPGTGVRLAPIDQMPFAGASRPA
- a CDS encoding response regulator transcription factor, which produces MSGIGGTTGTSGEGDSGTGGAESRRVRVVLVDDHRMFRTGVQAEIGQTATTGVEVVGEAADVDQAVTVITATRPEVVLLDVHLPGGGGVEVLRRCAPFMAAAENPVRFLALSVSDAAEDVIGVIRGGARGYVTKTITGADLVDSIFRVQDGDAVFSPRLAGFVLDAFASTDAPPVDEDMDRLTQREREVLRLIARGYAYKEIAKQLFISVKTVESHVSAVLRKLQLSNRHELTRWATARRLV
- a CDS encoding PspC domain-containing protein, with protein sequence MPPASPQPPQPLPSSSSASSSSSSSFASASSSLSSEPSASGASSASGSSAGTGTGPGTGPGAGTGRGGGPGAGTGTASASRSRSRPAGTAPGADEPPLRKLYRSADGRLLGGVARGLAGHLGLPVGWVRLVFLVLFLAQGLGVLLYAIFWIVVPLGVGGTPAESRPLFEVTDDGRRRLRTPDRGQTFALVALFAVGTVFVGSADFGRADTGRYIWPTLLIGAGVVLVWRQADNARRAQWASLSTDSRRRRVFQLARGLAGVALVGLGLTVFMVVRGSAAQLGNVLTAAIAVVAGVALLAGPWLVRMTQDLSDERLMRIRAQERAEVAAHVHDSVLHTLTLIQRNADDGGEVRRLARAQERELRAWLYKPQGTGKDEATGPDTLAEAVKATAAEVEDHHGVPIEVVVVGDCPLDDGLTALAQAAREAMVNAAKYGGEGGAVQVYAEVEGRTVFVSVRDRGPGFDLDAVPGDRMGVRESIFGRMERNGGTARVRSAPDGGTEVELEMERAAEA
- a CDS encoding PspC domain-containing protein produces the protein MTPSAPHTSTRPPQPRPPQLVRAPRQKVVAGVCGGLGRYCDLDPVIFRIVIVVLTLTGGIGLIFYGFAWLLVPVDGEYENELRRLLSGRVDGASLIAVLLALVGCGLFLSTLNNGGTLGFATMLSIAAIGAGVWSQRRRATIEEGGPLDPGTAAAVAEAPPETKAPPAPGGPSWWRDPIVKDGTTGPVPASGYLWGPDDEDTGARRRGAGARRGASCGRHGPRGIGGTVFLLAVLAGGLGLRLSWDDQPLGTSLQIGLAAALGVFGLGLAVSAFLGRTGFGTLFFAVLTAGLLAASAAVPKDIGTDWVRTTWRPAAVASVSPSYELGTGVGTLDLAAVEVPAGRTLRTSAEVGAGKLKVVVPRDVTLRVRVATGLADIRLPGEAPNDIDLSPGRERTRTVAPPKGVTPGGTLDLRLDVGVGQVEVARAAA
- a CDS encoding DoxX family protein, whose protein sequence is MTHGYRTDSYGTVGGEPRGWKETAAKYALLPLRIFLGATFIYAGLDKLTDSGFLAADGPGSIGELMRSVRGSSAIPALVDLSLKNPEGFGYAISLGEVAVGLGTLFGLLGRLAAFGGALISLSLWLTMSWQSDPYYYGNDLAYLMAWLPLVLAGAPVFSLDAALANRRRRMR